Proteins encoded in a region of the Ciona intestinalis unplaced genomic scaffold, KH HT000059.2, whole genome shotgun sequence genome:
- the LOC100181762 gene encoding uncharacterized protein LOC100181762 translates to MADNNISNLNFYIICKLICATKQVNNLHLICLEINPIMTSQVRFVTHKYTGEVVIHCHLLFHEDSGMLMTTYISEPGTQIKTHTPSGNAYPGTCNKTDVFPFYNFPPCEQERDYVHKYYHGNNNGHGHSYGHNYGSEHEHSYGYGHEPVHSQEQSYGNGYEQTTGQEQTTGHEHQYNQKNGQKNDFVLLLGADEENDELNDKNLDYFNELKRKEFLSRLKQDSIFDPSLLF, encoded by the exons atggCAGACAACAACATTTCTAATcttaatttttacataatttgCAAACTCATATGTGCCACCAAGCAAGTTAATAATTTGCATTTGATTTGTTTGGAAATAAatcccattatgacatcacaggttCGATTCGTGACTCATAAATACACAGGTGAAGTCGTCATTCATTGTCACTTGCTATTCCATGAAGACTCTGGAATGCTGATGACAACTTATATATCAGAACCAG GTACCCAgattaaaacacacacaccGTCAGGCAATGCTTATCCAGGAACCTGCAACAAAACTGATGTTTTCCCTTTCTATAATTTCCCACCATGTGAACAAGAACGTGACTATGTTCATAAATACTATCATGGAAATAACAATGGACACGGTCATAGCTATGGGCATAACTATGGTTCTGAACATGAGCACAGTTACGGCTATGGTCATGAACCGGTCCATAGTCAGGAACAGAGTTATGGAAATGGCTATGAACAAACCACGGGTCAGGAACAAACCACCGGCCATGAGCATCAATACAACCAAAAGAATGGCCagaaaaatgattttgttttgttgttgggTGCTGATGAGGAAAACGACGAGTTAAACGATAAAAACTTGGATTActttaatgaattaaaacgaaaagaatTCTTGAGCCG aTTGAAACAAGACTCGATATTTGATCCTTCATTGTTGTTCTAG
- the LOC113474958 gene encoding G-protein coupled receptor GRL101-like gives MRFLWMLLLFLVESNASELEREDFSFLTRTRRKQVPAQCGVTSFDEKNCTCPSWAYECGCRGEGRGCDVGNTTCVPHHQLCDGVKQCPYGSDEVGCSCATTQVRCGCVFGKSGCRNDTICIDKIGLISGVSKCSDGSDNPCEIGFQRMHVHCQLKYFQCEDEIMTHRILMYRSSRDIGKCWPIQTHQSSNKTVEKWRCIKDMSLSHGREVCHSIINKTESLISCAFNNRLYMGSYLCSPFANQCVFGKYIVPKKSYKYGFKCTARSSYACGGGAIYIPQSNLEDSDVNCADKSDLCFVDGKMKCFRCLDGQLLISPKQICDGIFDCFDLSDECLCGDQQACSSVMASKRNCTEGQVFTNNSGCVNPQVIFEKNSNFSLSIEASRRFVKMRIYEEVEEYKCHKFNAMSGTKCDGYLDCPYGDDECGCESELGSCKHVKKCFFGNYKYRVCDGVVSAIVHYKSQIEKLRRAQRGGDTRFDNFIGLCTEGFDEANCTNRHLCIEGASISISSSRVCDGVVDCDDGSDEIESLCRGSRFYCLNKDPISVPRTTVEDGIKDCSDGSDECPVNTTKSTIFSSQFEMIANPILSAIFWGMGVVSIFGNCLVIVTTIKRQVKAKTPSSTARINAWFITNLAMSDLLMGVYLLSISIQGAIFSGRYCYHDMEWRSGTLCSLMGATAVLATEASVFMMTIMTTHRLVSVMRPFALRNVELQPFAIITTYRLGVGLCSCFHAIDKVAFRIFRSFCMVSEPVLQNG, from the exons ATGAGGTTTCTATGGATGCTGTTGTTGTTCTTGGTGGAATCAAACGCAAGTGAATTGGAAAGAGAGGATTTCTCGTTTCTTACAA gAACAAGACGCAAACAGGTTCCCGCCCAATGTGGGGTGACGTCATTCGATGAAAAAAACTGCACCTGTCCAAGTTGGGCTTATGAGTGCGGGTGTAGGGGGGAGGGTAGGGGTTGCGATGTTGGAAACACCACATGCGTGCCACACCACCAACTATGCGATGGTGTCAAGCAATGTCCATACGGAAGTGACGAAGTCGGTTGTTCTTGCGCAACTACTCAAGTTAGATGTGGCTGCGTGTTTGGTAAGAGCGGATGTCGCAATGATACAATTTGCATCGATAAGATCGGTTTAATCAGCGGAGTGTCGAAGTGTAGCGATGGAAGCGACAACCCGTGCGAGATTGGCTTCCAACGAATGCATGTTCACTGCCAGTTGAAGTATTTTCAATGCGAGGATGAAATTATGACGCACAGGATCTTGATGTATAGGAGTAGTAGAGATATTGGGAAATGTTGGCCGATTCAAACTCATCAAAGCAGCAACAAGACGGTAGAGAAATGGCGGTGTATCAAGGACATGAGTCTTTCACACGGTCGGGAGGTTTGCCATTCGATTATTAATAAGACAGAGTCCTTGATTTCATGCGCCTTCAACAACAGGCTTTACATGGGTTCCTATTTATGCAGTCCCTTCGCAAACCAGTGTGTGTTTGGTAAATACATTGTGCCTAAGAAAAGTTACAAGTACGGCTTTAAGTGCACGGCAAGATCCTCGTACGCCTGCGGGGGAGGGGCTATCTATATCCCGCAGTCAAACCTAGAAGACTCCGATGTCAACTGCGCAGATAAGTCGGATCTTTGTTTCGTAGATGGAAAGATGAAATGTTTCAGATGTTTAGACGGCCAGCTGCTAATCTCGCCAAAGCAAATTTGCGACGGGATTTTCGACTGCTTTGATTTATCGGACGAATGTTTGTGTGGCGACCAGCAGGCTTGCAGCAGCGTCATGGCCAGTAAAAGAAACTGCACGGAAGGTCAGGTTTTTACCAATAACAGCGGCTGCGTAAATCCCCAAGTAATCtttgaaaaaaacagcaaCTTTTCACTAAGCATCGAAGCTAGTCGTCGTTTCGTGAAAATGAGAATTTATGAAGAAGTAGAGGAATATAAATGTCATAAGTTTAATGCGATGAGCGGAACGAAATGTGACGGCTACTTGGACTGCCCGTACGGGGATGACGAATGCGGTTGCGAGAGTGAGCTTGGTTCATGCAAACACGTAAAGAAATGTTTCTTCGGGAATTATAAGTACAGAGTATGTGACGGCGTGGTGTCCGCTATAGTTCATTATAAATCACAGATCGAAAAACTTCGCCGGGCACAACGGGGAGGGGATACGAGGTTCGACAACTTTATTGGGCTTTGTACCGAAGGTTTCGACGAAGCTAACTGCACGAACCGCCATCTTTGTATCGAAGGAGCTTCTATCAGTATATCGTCATCGCGTGTGTGCGATGGTGTTGTTGATTGTGACGATGGTTCTGATGAAATAGAATCGCTATGTCGCGGTTCGaggttttattgtttaaacaaggACCCAATATCGGTACCGAGAACGACGGTTGAAGATGGGATCAAAGACTGTTCAGATGGAAGCGACGAATGTCCTGTTAACACGACGAAATCCACAATATTTTCCTCTCAGTTTGAAATGATCGCCAACCCGATACTCAGCGCTATATTTTGGGGCATGGGAGTTGTGTCTATATTTGGCAACTGTCTCGTTATAGTGACAACTATCAAGCGTCAGGTTAAAGCGAAAACTCCAAGTTCAACAGCCCGAATAAACGCCTGGTTTATTACAAACCTCGCTATGTCAGATTTACTGATGGGCGTTTACCTTCTCAGTATTTCAATACAGGGCGCCATTTTCTCTGGAAGATATTGCTACCATGACATGGAATGGAGAAGCGGGACATTGTGTAGCTTGATGGGAGCGACTGCGGTTCTTGCAACCGAAGCATCAGTGTTTATGATGACGATAATGACAACACATCGACTCGTGAGCGTCATGCGACCTTTCGCATTGAGGAATGTTGAACTGCAACCATTCGCAATTATAACTACATATAGGTTGGGCGTTGGCTTGTGTTCTTGCTTTCACGCCATTGATAAAGTTGCCTTCCGGATATTTCGTTCTTTCTGTATGGTATCGGAACCGGTTCTACAAAACGGATGA